Below is a window of uncultured Flavobacterium sp. DNA.
TTTCTTGATTTATAGTGTTTTCGTTAGAATTTGAAGCGTCATCCTGAGATAAAATTTCGAAATTAATTCCAATAAAATTACATTGCTTTACTAACTCATTTACAAGTGTTAGAGCATTATAATTATAAACCGGAATTAAAATAGAGAGCATTACACGTTACGTTGCACTACTTCAAAAATTCTTTCATCTTCACATTTTAATGTTTTAGACGGGAATTTCATCAATAAGGCATAATCATGAGTTGCCATGATAATCGTTTTACCGTTTGCATTGATTTTTTTCAATACTTCAAGAACTTCAGAACTTGTTTGAGGATCAAGGTTTCCTGTTGGTTCATCGGCCAGAATAAATTCAGGATCATTAAGTAGCGCTCTGGCAATTGCAACACGTTGTTGTTCTCCGCCCGAAAGTTGGTGTGGCATTTTGTTAAGGAATTCTTTCATGCCCACTTTGTCCAGAACTTCGTCAATTTTTTGTTCCATTTCGTCTTTTTCAGACCAGCCGGTTGCTTTTAAAACAAAAAGCATATTATCTTTTACAGAACGATCCGGAAGCAATTTGAAATCCTGAAATACAATTCCGATTTTACGTCTCAAATACGGAATTTCGTTTTCTTTTAGAGCCGCCAAATCAAATTCAACAATATGACCTTCACCTTCAGTTAAAGGCAAATCACCGTACAATGTTTTCATGAAGCTACTTTTTCCAGAACCGGTTTTTCCAATTATATAGATAAATTCACCGTGTTGAACATCTAAATTAATATGAGATAAAATTTTTCTTCCTTCTTGATATATAGTTACTTCTTTAAGAGACAGTACGATTTGTGACATAATAAAATTGATTTGAATGGTAAAAGTAATAAGATAACGCTTGGATTCAAAATAAATTTCAATGATTTCTGATAAAATATTAAAATGAAAATTTAAACCATATAAGTGATATAAGTTCATTTTAGCAAATCGCGCAAGGAAGTTTTTTATTTATTAAAGCTTATATGAGTTTAGTGTAATAACTAAATGAGAAAAAGGCCTAACTTATAATTACTTATATCACTTATATGGATAAAAAATAACATTTCAGAAGCTGTTAAATGTAGTCTGTTAAAATTTTTGTTCATAATAAATGCTTCAAACGTTTCGTTATAGACGGTATAAAATGATACATTTGAATACTAAATA
It encodes the following:
- a CDS encoding ATP-binding cassette domain-containing protein, whose translation is MSQIVLSLKEVTIYQEGRKILSHINLDVQHGEFIYIIGKTGSGKSSFMKTLYGDLPLTEGEGHIVEFDLAALKENEIPYLRRKIGIVFQDFKLLPDRSVKDNMLFVLKATGWSEKDEMEQKIDEVLDKVGMKEFLNKMPHQLSGGEQQRVAIARALLNDPEFILADEPTGNLDPQTSSEVLEVLKKINANGKTIIMATHDYALLMKFPSKTLKCEDERIFEVVQRNV